A stretch of the Bacillota bacterium genome encodes the following:
- a CDS encoding 2-hydroxyacid dehydrogenase: protein MLVLVASPAFFAIKTYLPRLLPEAEVVFADPASLPDRVGEAEVLIPSMARINDALLSRARRVRLIHQWGAGLEGVDIEAATRRGIPVANVPTGGTANADSVAEWCVMAALVLARRLDEARANARAASPWGSPAGMSLVGRSAGIVGLGGIGKALAPRLRAMGMWVAAVKRTPQPQLAQELGLEWLGPMDRLDDLLARSDFVFLTLPATPETRGLMGRSRLSAMRPGAFLINPARGALVDEPALLDALESGRLGGAALDVYAKEPPPPDHPLVRHPRVLATAHVAGVTDASYTDIARHVAENVRRVQAGMLPVSCANPGVKMRPAAP, encoded by the coding sequence ATGCTGGTTCTGGTGGCGAGCCCGGCGTTCTTCGCGATCAAGACGTATTTGCCGCGCTTGTTGCCCGAGGCCGAGGTGGTGTTCGCCGACCCGGCAAGCCTTCCGGATCGGGTCGGGGAGGCGGAGGTGCTGATCCCCTCGATGGCGCGCATCAACGACGCTCTCCTGTCGAGGGCCCGCCGCGTTCGGCTCATCCATCAGTGGGGGGCGGGGCTGGAGGGCGTCGACATCGAGGCGGCGACGCGCCGGGGGATTCCAGTGGCCAACGTGCCGACGGGCGGCACGGCCAATGCCGATTCGGTGGCGGAGTGGTGCGTGATGGCCGCGCTGGTGCTGGCTCGGCGGCTCGATGAGGCCAGGGCCAACGCGAGGGCGGCCTCGCCATGGGGGTCGCCGGCCGGGATGTCGCTGGTCGGCCGGAGTGCCGGCATCGTGGGGTTGGGAGGAATCGGCAAGGCGCTCGCTCCCCGCCTGCGGGCGATGGGGATGTGGGTGGCGGCGGTCAAGCGCACCCCGCAGCCCCAGCTCGCTCAGGAGTTGGGCCTGGAATGGCTGGGCCCCATGGACCGGCTCGACGACCTGCTCGCCCGGAGCGACTTCGTGTTCCTTACGCTGCCGGCCACGCCCGAGACCCGGGGCCTGATGGGCCGCAGTCGCTTGTCCGCCATGCGCCCGGGTGCCTTTCTCATCAACCCGGCAAGGGGCGCGCTCGTCGACGAGCCCGCATTGCTCGACGCGCTGGAAAGCGGGCGCCTGGGCGGGGCGGCGCTGGACGTTTACGCCAAGGAGCCTCCCCCTCCTGACCACCCGCTGGTTCGCCACCCTCGGGTCCTGGCAACGGCCCACGTGGCGGGGGTGACCGACGCCTCCTACACTGACATCGCCCGGCACGTGGCCGAAAACGTCCGCCGGGTGCAGGCGGGGATGCTGCCGGTTTCGTGCGCGAATCCCGGCGTGAAGATGCGCCCCGCCGCGCCGTAA